Part of the Crossiella cryophila genome, GAGACCGGGGCCTTGTTGGCGCCGAAGGCGGCCAGCACCGCGCCCAGCTTCTGGGTCAGCGGCAGGTACGGCCGGACCTCCTCGCCGACCACGCCGCCGCCCTGCACGTTCACCGCGTCCGGCACGAAGTCCCCGCGCAGCGCGAGCACCACGGACCGGGCCACGTCGGTGCCCGCGCGGTCCTGGGCCTCGCCGGTGGAGGCGCCGAGGTGCGGGGTCACCACGGCCTTGGGCAGCTCGAAGAGCGGGCTCTCGGTGCACGGCTCGGTGACGAAGACGTCGATGCCGGCGCCGCCGACCTGGCCCTCGCGGATGGCGTCGGCCAGCGCGGCCTCGTCGATCAGACCGCCGCGGGCGGCGTTGACGATCAGCACGCCCTTCTTGGTCTTGGCCAGCTGCTCCTTGCCGATCAGACCGAGGGTCTCCGGGGTCTTGGGCAGGTGGATGGAGAACGCGTCCGCGCGCTCCAGCAGCTCCTCCAGGCTGACCAGCTCGATGCCGAGCTGGGCGGCGCGGGCCGGGGCCACGTAGGGGTCGTAGGCGATCAGCGTGGTGCCGAAGGCGGCGATCCGCTGGGCGAAGAGCTGGCCGATCTTGCCGAGGCCGACCACGCCGACGGTCTTGCCGTTGAGTTCCACGCCGCCGTAGGCGCTGCGCTTCCACTGGCCGCTGCGCAGGCTGGCGTCGGCCGGGGCGATGTTGCGGGCCACCGCGAGCAGCAGCGCGACCGCGTGCTCGGCGGCGGAGACGATGTTGGAGGTGGGCGCGTTGACCACCATCACGCCGCGCGCGGTGGCGGCGGGCACCTCGACGTTGTCCAGGCCGACACCGGCCCTGGCCACGACCTTGAGCTTGCTGGTCGCGGCGAACACCTCGGCGTCGACCTTGGTCGCCGAGCGCACGAGCAGCGCGTCGGCCTCGGCCACCGCGGACAGCAGTGCGGTGCGGTCGGTGCCGTCGACGTGCCGGATCTCGACGTCGTCGCCGAGCACCTCCAGCACCGAGGGCGCGAGTTTCTCCGCGATCAGCACGACGGGGCGGTTGGGGTTGGTCACCGGTGCGCTCCTGAGAGGACGGATTGCCTTGGTCCGGGTCACCGCGTTGTGCCCCGAGCGGGAAAGCCGCAGTCTAGCTGCGGTGTTACCGGCATGTTTCAGGTGGCGGGGGCGAGCTTGGTCACCCCCGCTCCACCCGATGTTCACCGGGGCCCGGACTCACCAGGGTTCGGTGAACTCCCCATCCTTGGCCCCGGCCAGGAACGCTTCCCATTCGCTGGTGGTGAAAACCAGGATCGGCCCCTCGGGCTGCGCGCTGTTGCGCATCCCGATGTAGGTCGTCCCCGCGGAGTCGACGAAGGCGATCTCCACCTTGCCGGTGCCGTCCGGGTCCTCCTCGCCGGAGAGCCACCGCGCCCGGGAGAAGTCGAGCGTGTCCCGGATCCCGGCCTTGTCGTCATAGACCGGGACTCTGCTGTTGGGCACTGCCGTGCTGGGGTGCTGCCCAGTCACGCCCGGGACCCGTGCAGGGCCGGGGCGCTGGCGAGGAAGCCGTGCCACTGCGCGCGGGTGAAGGTCAGCGCGCCGCCCGCGCGGTTCTTGGAGTCCCGCACCGCGGCCGCCGCGGCGGGCAGCGCGACCTCGACGCAGTTGTTGCCGCCGCCGCTGTAGCTGCTGACGCGCCAGGAAAGCGATTCGGTGTTGTAGCTGGCCAACATGACTTTCTCCTTGCCGGATAACAGATGGTGCGATGGTCGAGCGCAGCGCCGGATGGCCTGCCTCCTGCTCATGCGAGTTCCTCCGCCATGGCGGCCATCAGGGCGACCGATTCCTCGGTGCCCAGCGCCGCGGCCCGGACGTGGTCGAAAACCGTGCTGTACAACCGGATCTCCTCCGGCTTCTCCAGGTAGAGCGCGCTGGTGAGGCTCTCCACGTAGACCACGGTGGGGTCCAGCGGATCGGGGAAGCCGAGCATCACGAACGGGCCGTCGGAGGCCGCGTGCCCGCCCGCGCTGAACGGGAGCACCTGGATCTCCACGTTCGGCAGCGAACTCATCTTCACCAGCCGGTCGAGCTGTTCGCGCATGACGTCGGCGTCGCCGACCCGCCGCCGCAGCGCGCCCTCGTCCAGCACGGCCCAGTACTTGGGCCCGTGGTCGGAGGAGAGCAGTCCCTGCCTGGCCATCCGGGCGGAGACCCGGCGCTCGACCTCGTTGGGCGCGGCCTTGGGCCGCACCGCGCGGAAGACCGCCAGCGCGTACCGCTCGGTCTGCAGCAGCCCCGGCACCACGAGGGACTCGAAGGTGCGGATCGAGGACGCCTCGGCCTCCATCCCGGCGAACCCGCCGGTGAGCACGTCGCCGTAGTTGTGCCACCAGCCCTTGAGTTTCGCCATCCGGGCCAGGTCGATCAGCGCGTTCTGCCGCTCGCCCTCGACGCCGTAGAGGACCAGCATGTCCCGCACATCGCGCGGGTTGACCCCGGTGCGGCCGGTCTCGATCCGGCTGACCTTGGCCGCGGAGCACTCCAGGTGTGCCGCGACCTCCTCACAGGTGAGGTTCGAGCTTTCGCGCAGTCGCCGTAACTCGGAGGCCAGCCGCCTTCTGCGCACGGTCGGGCTGTGACTGGTGGACATCTCCTGGCCTCCGGGCAAGTTCGCGAGATCGCGGCGCGTCCGTGGCGCGGTGCCGGCCGCCCGCCGTGACGCGCAGTGAGAGGGAACTCGCGCAGTGTGCCCGCCCAGGCTAGCTAGCTGCAATCGCTTGTGGTTTGCAGGACGACACTCTCACCCGATCGTGTCTTTCGCAGTATGTACGTTGCATTTCTGGGGCACCGTCTTGCACGCTAGGTACCCACGTCGTCGCTCTCCGAAATCGACGGCAGCCACGAACCGTAAGCGCTCGGTGACGCAGACTACTCAAGTTAGGGGCGGTGGAGACCGTGTGGTCGTCAGGCAGGCCCATCCTGGATGTGCACGAGCCGCCGGATCGCTGCACGACCCGCGGCCGCGAGTGCTACCGCGCGGTGGCCACCCGGCTCGCCGAGCTGGCCGAACTCGCCGCGACGCAGTCCGACCCCACCGCCCGCAACGCCCTGCTGCGCACCGTGCACGGCTGGCAGTTCCTGCTCGCCCAGCACCGCGCCGTCGGCCGGAAAAAGCGCCGACGCTGCCGCTTATGCCGCCCAGCCTGGGGCCTAGGCGGCGAATGGCCCTGCCCCACCTGGCGGATCGCCTACGTCCAGCTCTGCCTGGTCGAGGACTCCCCCACCCCTGAGCTGTCGTCCTGGCCCAGTAGCCCCCCGCCGGGCCAGGACGACATCCCCGTACAACGCGCCCGGCATCGCCTGCGGGTGGCGCCTGGCGTGGTGGCCTGAGCCCAGGCGGGCGGCTGGGCGGGCTGCCGGGTTGCCGGGCGGCGGATCGGCGCTTGACGGAAGTGGTTGCGCCAGAACGGGTTTTCCGTGGCGAGCCGGAGATCCCGAGGCAGGCCATAGCTTGCCAGGCGGGCAAAAGCTCTGAGACGGCCCGGAGGCGTGGCGAGACGAAGACTTTGTGGCGGACATGGTCGGCACGGACCATCCCTGGGTCCGTGCCGATCATGCTGTCCGGCCCCTGCCGCTGACTACGTTGCGTGATGACGCCCGCAGCGCTGCCGCCGAACGGATCAGCTTCGCTGGACACGTCGGAGCGGTCTTGTGCAGGTTGCATCAACTTGCGTTACCGATGTGCAGGACGGCGGCGTCCACTTCATCGACCATGACCGGGTTACCGCACGGGCGGTCGACGGCATCGCCAGCACACGGCACTCCACCGTGCCGCTGCCGCGCAGCCTGCTGGATGCGATGCCCACCCGGCAAGCGACCTTCGTCGCATCCCGGGTAGCCCCTACTTCCCACACCACGCAACAACACTTCCCACACAGCCCACCCCCGCGTACGACAACAGCCAACACGGCGTACAAGAACGGCCAACACGGCGTACGACTTCGGCCAACACTCCGGGTGGGTTGGGCTTTGCTCGGAGTGTTGGCCGTTCTCGTACGGGGTGTTGGCCGTTGTGGGACTGGGTGTTGGCTGTTGTGGGGTGGCGGGTGGGGGCTAGTGCAGGGCGTGGCGGGGGCGGTTGTCGGCGAAGGCCGAGTGCTGGGCCTGGACGAGCATCTGGGGGAGGCCGCGTTCCACTGCCAGGAAGCGCTGGGCGCTGTCGTAGGCGCGGCACGGCTCGAACGGCAGGCGGTGGCGGCGTTTGCCTGGCTGGCACTGCCTGCAGTGGCCGTACTCGTCCGGCTCGTGCGCGTCCAGCACGAGCTTCAACGCGGAGATGAGGCGGGGCATCTCTGCCCTGGCCAGCTCGGCCACGTCCGGGTCGTCGAGGGTGTGGATGAGGGTGAACAACTTGGCCAGGTGGGTTCGGACAGACTCGTCCAGGCCACCG contains:
- the serA gene encoding phosphoglycerate dehydrogenase, translated to MTNPNRPVVLIAEKLAPSVLEVLGDDVEIRHVDGTDRTALLSAVAEADALLVRSATKVDAEVFAATSKLKVVARAGVGLDNVEVPAATARGVMVVNAPTSNIVSAAEHAVALLLAVARNIAPADASLRSGQWKRSAYGGVELNGKTVGVVGLGKIGQLFAQRIAAFGTTLIAYDPYVAPARAAQLGIELVSLEELLERADAFSIHLPKTPETLGLIGKEQLAKTKKGVLIVNAARGGLIDEAALADAIREGQVGGAGIDVFVTEPCTESPLFELPKAVVTPHLGASTGEAQDRAGTDVARSVVLALRGDFVPDAVNVQGGGVVGEEVRPYLPLTQKLGAVLAAFGANKAPVSVTVEVRGELSTEDVRVLPLAALRGVFAHLVDEQVTFVNAPKLAADLGVDVRVVTESESANHRSLVTVRTVGADGTAYSVSGSLSGRNQVEKLVEVNGRSFDLRAEGHVLLLEYPDRPGVMGTVGTLLGEAGVNVEAAQISQTRDGADATMLLRVDRPVDAGVLEPIGATVGARTVKAISF
- a CDS encoding DUF397 domain-containing protein — translated: MTGQHPSTAVPNSRVPVYDDKAGIRDTLDFSRARWLSGEEDPDGTGKVEIAFVDSAGTTYIGMRNSAQPEGPILVFTTSEWEAFLAGAKDGEFTEPW
- a CDS encoding DUF397 domain-containing protein → MLASYNTESLSWRVSSYSGGGNNCVEVALPAAAAAVRDSKNRAGGALTFTRAQWHGFLASAPALHGSRA
- a CDS encoding helix-turn-helix domain-containing protein encodes the protein MSTSHSPTVRRRRLASELRRLRESSNLTCEEVAAHLECSAAKVSRIETGRTGVNPRDVRDMLVLYGVEGERQNALIDLARMAKLKGWWHNYGDVLTGGFAGMEAEASSIRTFESLVVPGLLQTERYALAVFRAVRPKAAPNEVERRVSARMARQGLLSSDHGPKYWAVLDEGALRRRVGDADVMREQLDRLVKMSSLPNVEIQVLPFSAGGHAASDGPFVMLGFPDPLDPTVVYVESLTSALYLEKPEEIRLYSTVFDHVRAAALGTEESVALMAAMAEELA